The following are encoded together in the Proteiniphilum saccharofermentans genome:
- a CDS encoding ATP-binding protein, which yields MIHRTISEKLIAMGAKFPIVTLTGPRQSGKSTLLKSTLAGYKYVSMEDPDSRLLAIDDPRGFLRTYSDKTIIDEVQRVPDLFSYLQTHVDNENREGMYYLAGSQNFLLMQSISQSLAGRTAILTLLPLSHEELKQAGIVPSTSDEEIFHGGYPRIYDKSIHPADFYPNYIQTYVEKDLRLLKNIEDLSKFIRFIKLCAGRIGQLLNLSSLANEAGVAVSTVQSWLSTLEASYILYLLKPDHQNYAKRLVKSPKLYFYDTGLACSLLEIEEAAQVSTHFLRGGLFENMVINEFIKDSSHVGQVPRLTFWRDSTGNEVDLLVSVKGKQKAYEIKSGATYSPDDFKGVKVWAKLSQTKPEDCHVIYNGDRGFSTSSGEVLPWPELSNTIVFT from the coding sequence ATGATACATCGAACCATATCCGAAAAACTAATCGCAATGGGGGCCAAATTTCCTATTGTGACGCTTACCGGGCCCAGGCAATCAGGAAAATCCACGTTACTAAAATCGACATTAGCAGGTTACAAGTATGTTTCCATGGAAGATCCTGACAGTCGGCTGCTCGCGATAGATGATCCGCGGGGCTTTCTTCGCACCTATTCCGATAAAACCATCATCGACGAAGTGCAACGCGTACCCGATTTATTCTCCTATTTGCAAACGCACGTCGACAATGAGAACAGGGAAGGAATGTATTACCTGGCCGGATCACAGAACTTCCTCCTGATGCAGTCCATCAGTCAATCGCTCGCGGGCAGGACCGCCATCCTCACGTTATTACCACTTTCACACGAAGAGTTAAAGCAAGCCGGCATAGTCCCGTCAACGAGCGACGAAGAAATTTTTCATGGAGGATACCCCAGAATTTACGATAAAAGCATTCATCCTGCCGACTTCTACCCAAACTATATTCAAACCTATGTTGAGAAAGACCTGCGGTTGTTGAAAAATATTGAAGACCTGAGCAAATTTATCCGGTTCATCAAACTATGTGCCGGCCGTATCGGACAATTACTTAATCTTTCCTCTCTTGCCAATGAAGCAGGAGTAGCTGTATCTACCGTTCAATCATGGCTATCCACATTGGAAGCCAGCTATATACTCTACCTGTTAAAACCCGATCATCAAAATTACGCCAAACGGTTGGTCAAATCGCCCAAACTCTATTTCTACGATACCGGGTTAGCATGCTCGTTACTGGAGATCGAGGAGGCAGCACAGGTATCTACCCATTTTTTACGGGGAGGCTTGTTCGAGAACATGGTGATCAATGAATTCATAAAAGACTCATCACACGTGGGACAAGTTCCCCGCCTCACATTTTGGCGAGACAGCACGGGCAACGAAGTAGATCTCCTGGTATCTGTCAAAGGCAAACAAAAAGCCTACGAGATAAAATCAGGCGCCACTTACTCTCCCGATGACTTCAAGGGGGTTAAAGTCTGGGCCAAGCTATCACAAACCAAGCCGGAGGATTGCCATGTTATATATAACGGTGACCGCGGTTTTTCCACTTCATCCGGAGAAGTCCTCCCGTGGCCGGAACTTTCAAATACAATAGTATTTACCTGA
- a CDS encoding BT0820 family HAD-type phosphatase → MIIAIDFDGTIVEHAYPDIGKPIPFAIDTLLQMQKDGHRLILWTVRRGRLLQDAIDYCAQRGLYFYAENENYRGENKELGEEVSRKLGVDMFIDDRNLGGLPDWGTIYNAVKATAEGANVLKIMAGQSSMAEPKKKKRWFF, encoded by the coding sequence ATGATCATCGCTATCGACTTCGACGGAACTATTGTGGAACATGCCTACCCCGACATCGGCAAACCCATCCCTTTCGCCATCGACACACTCCTGCAGATGCAGAAAGACGGACACAGGTTGATCCTGTGGACGGTACGCCGCGGCCGCCTCCTGCAGGATGCCATCGACTACTGCGCCCAACGGGGACTCTATTTCTATGCGGAGAATGAGAACTACCGGGGTGAAAACAAGGAGTTGGGAGAAGAGGTTTCACGCAAACTGGGTGTCGATATGTTTATCGACGACCGCAACCTGGGAGGACTTCCCGACTGGGGTACCATTTACAACGCTGTTAAAGCAACTGCCGAAGGAGCGAATGTTCTAAAGATCATGGCAGGTCAATCATCTATGGCAGAACCGAAGAAGAAAAAACGTTGGTTTTTCTGA
- a CDS encoding nucleotidyl transferase AbiEii/AbiGii toxin family protein, with protein MDKSLVDKTKKVIESISGMESIRPYILVGGTALSLQIKNRLSEDLDFMRWQQHNGEKMDIDIKSITKEVESGHIIDKINILDSNQVEFFIDGGVKLSFYAPERKAPRINKVHFLNNLYLADIDTIASLKMETMQRRNSFRDYYDLYCILKEKSDEEIIRIIDNSLKYSGHLMKSKNLLGKLGNYERFTKDEAFKQLEPKYDISSREIAEFMDRKVKTAYKRQ; from the coding sequence ATGGATAAATCATTAGTCGATAAAACGAAAAAAGTTATCGAATCCATATCCGGAATGGAATCGATCAGGCCCTACATCCTTGTCGGAGGTACAGCCCTCTCTTTACAAATAAAAAACAGGCTTAGTGAAGACCTCGATTTTATGAGATGGCAACAACACAACGGTGAAAAGATGGATATAGACATCAAATCCATTACTAAAGAAGTAGAGTCTGGGCATATCATAGACAAAATAAATATTTTGGACAGCAATCAAGTGGAGTTTTTTATTGACGGTGGAGTTAAACTTTCCTTTTATGCGCCGGAAAGAAAAGCTCCTCGAATAAATAAAGTACATTTTCTTAATAATTTATATCTGGCGGATATAGATACGATAGCATCCCTTAAAATGGAGACGATGCAGCGCAGAAACAGTTTTCGAGATTATTATGACCTTTACTGTATTCTCAAAGAAAAATCGGATGAAGAAATAATCCGGATTATCGACAATTCCCTCAAATATTCGGGCCATTTAATGAAAAGCAAAAACCTATTGGGTAAATTAGGTAATTATGAGCGATTTACAAAAGATGAAGCCTTTAAGCAATTAGAACCTAAATATGATATTTCCTCACGGGAAATTGCCGAATTTATGGATCGCAAGGTAAAGACAGCCTATAAAAGGCAGTAA
- a CDS encoding UpxY family transcription antiterminator encodes MTEKRWLASYVKMHHEKRVRDRLTAMGIENFLPVQEEVRQWSDRKKKVERVLIPMMIFVRVNTEEQRAVITHPSILRYLTLRGEHTPTEIPAEQMERFRFMLDHSDSAVSFSTDDLQPGEKVRVIKGPLAGLEGELITVEGKSKIAIRIHQLGCAEVEMSVSMVEKI; translated from the coding sequence ATGACAGAAAAAAGATGGCTGGCATCTTATGTGAAGATGCACCACGAAAAGCGGGTACGTGACCGCCTCACGGCAATGGGTATTGAGAACTTCCTGCCGGTGCAGGAAGAAGTGCGGCAGTGGAGCGACCGTAAGAAGAAGGTGGAGCGGGTACTTATCCCAATGATGATCTTTGTACGTGTCAATACTGAAGAACAACGTGCCGTCATTACCCACCCCTCAATACTGCGCTATCTGACACTACGCGGCGAACATACGCCTACGGAGATACCTGCGGAACAGATGGAACGCTTCCGCTTTATGCTCGACCATTCCGACAGTGCCGTCAGTTTCAGCACCGACGACCTGCAACCGGGCGAGAAGGTGCGAGTGATCAAAGGGCCGCTTGCCGGCCTCGAAGGTGAATTAATCACTGTGGAAGGAAAATCCAAAATTGCCATCCGCATCCATCAGCTTGGTTGTGCGGAAGTGGAAATGAGTGTTTCCATGGTAGAAAAGATATAA
- a CDS encoding winged helix-turn-helix transcriptional regulator yields MNINIPQLLARGEGISVRIPLTPNAPGKTVGNFTENFTENFTENSKHIFNLMRNNSKITIDQIANQIGISRRAVINNTNKMKELGLIRRIGPAKGGYWEVIKTDSKE; encoded by the coding sequence ATGAACATCAACATTCCACAATTATTAGCCAGAGGAGAAGGGATTTCTGTGAGAATTCCCCTGACACCAAATGCACCGGGTAAGACTGTGGGGAACTTCACCGAAAACTTCACCGAAAACTTCACCGAAAACTCTAAACACATCTTCAATCTCATGAGGAATAATTCCAAAATCACGATAGATCAAATAGCTAATCAAATAGGAATATCCCGAAGAGCAGTCATAAATAACACCAACAAAATGAAAGAGTTAGGATTAATAAGGCGTATAGGCCCTGCCAAAGGAGGTTACTGGGAGGTAATTAAAACAGATAGTAAAGAATAA
- a CDS encoding HepT-like ribonuclease domain-containing protein, translated as MYDLELIMNGLRNIEKSLLHILDRTSWIETVDDFLKTPLGVDALDITAIRLMAVGEEIKKIEKLSKGELLSQYSEIEWKNIMGFRDFIAHAYFYIDAAVVFDTVQNNIHPLLATIQQIIADLQEYDKE; from the coding sequence ATGTATGACCTGGAACTGATAATGAATGGGTTGCGCAACATTGAAAAATCCCTACTGCATATACTGGACCGCACTTCGTGGATCGAAACTGTTGATGATTTCCTTAAAACCCCATTGGGAGTGGATGCACTCGACATTACTGCAATAAGGCTTATGGCAGTCGGCGAAGAGATCAAGAAGATTGAGAAACTTAGCAAAGGAGAACTACTCTCCCAATACTCGGAAATTGAATGGAAGAATATCATGGGTTTTCGAGACTTTATAGCCCATGCCTATTTCTATATCGATGCCGCAGTAGTTTTCGACACCGTACAAAATAACATCCACCCTTTGTTGGCAACCATACAACAAATAATTGCCGATTTGCAAGAGTATGATAAAGAATAA
- a CDS encoding nucleotidyltransferase family protein, with the protein MATREEYIRLLRKFISEHGTEYGISRIGIFGSVARGQQTEDSDVDVLIEAPVLDLLSLIGIKRQLEEMLGSPVDIVRKTEYMPTQFRMRVEKEVIYV; encoded by the coding sequence ATGGCAACACGTGAAGAATATATAAGACTACTGCGTAAATTCATTTCAGAGCATGGCACTGAATACGGAATTTCGCGTATCGGTATTTTCGGTTCAGTAGCACGTGGTCAACAGACAGAAGATAGCGATGTGGATGTTCTGATAGAGGCTCCCGTACTCGACTTGTTATCACTCATAGGCATAAAGCGTCAGTTGGAAGAGATGTTAGGCTCACCGGTTGATATAGTACGCAAAACTGAATATATGCCCACACAGTTCAGGATGCGGGTAGAAAAGGAGGTTATCTATGTATGA
- a CDS encoding PIN domain-containing protein, whose protein sequence is MIGASFVEIKDIAIRLRQKHIIKTPDSIIAATAKALQLPLVTSDKDFKKITDISIILI, encoded by the coding sequence ATGATTGGGGCTAGTTTTGTAGAAATAAAAGATATTGCTATACGGTTAAGGCAAAAACATATTATTAAAACACCTGATTCAATCATTGCGGCAACAGCAAAAGCGTTACAATTACCATTGGTAACATCAGACAAAGATTTCAAAAAAATAACAGATATTTCTATTATCCTTATTTAA
- a CDS encoding glycoside hydrolase family 10 protein produces the protein MYKIFSLLILFLTGTTGVFSSGPPATEVRAVWLTTNYGLDWPRNRTSVEVQKRELTEILDNLKKYNFNTVLFQVRGRGEVLYNSRVEPMSTLIAPAGPGRSAFDPLAFVVEECHKRGLACHAWIVTYPLGNDRHVRSLGARSVTKKNPSITKQFQREWFLDPGNPRTDDYLLSIVKEIVSGYDVDGIHFDYIRYPDNRGRFPDDGMYRLHGKGKTRDEWRRDNITRFVTKAYDQVKALKPWVQVSSAPLGRYRALGNNGVGWTALETVSQDAGKWMMMGKHDAIYPMMYYKEGLFYPFVDDWLKHGNGRIVVPGLGAYQMIELGWSHRDILNQVDYTRRRDTHGQAYFRADNVLSNTKGILRELQEYYKYPAKLPPMTWLSDSIPDTPYDLRAERNEDGVFELSWEGNGEERVTYNVYRSESDTLSLDNAEKLMAVGLREPRFHYGAEDNDKAYYYYITTSDAYYNESGPCIPAFFYHSETVK, from the coding sequence ATGTACAAAATATTTTCCCTGCTGATTTTGTTTTTGACCGGGACGACAGGGGTGTTTTCGTCCGGGCCGCCGGCGACGGAAGTGAGAGCGGTCTGGTTGACTACCAATTACGGGCTGGACTGGCCGCGTAACCGTACCAGTGTTGAAGTACAAAAAAGAGAACTGACAGAGATACTGGATAACCTGAAGAAGTACAATTTCAATACGGTACTCTTTCAGGTGAGAGGCAGAGGGGAAGTACTCTACAACTCACGTGTCGAACCAATGTCTACCCTCATTGCTCCTGCCGGGCCGGGACGTTCCGCGTTCGATCCTCTTGCCTTTGTTGTGGAGGAATGCCACAAGCGGGGATTGGCATGCCATGCCTGGATAGTCACTTACCCCCTGGGAAATGACCGGCATGTGCGCAGCTTAGGAGCAAGGTCTGTAACGAAAAAAAATCCTTCCATCACCAAACAATTTCAGAGGGAATGGTTTCTCGACCCGGGAAATCCGCGTACAGACGACTACTTGCTCTCGATCGTAAAAGAGATCGTCTCCGGTTATGATGTGGATGGGATCCATTTTGATTATATCCGCTATCCGGATAACAGGGGACGCTTCCCCGACGATGGAATGTACCGGCTGCATGGCAAAGGGAAAACGCGGGATGAGTGGCGCAGGGATAATATTACCCGCTTTGTGACGAAAGCGTACGACCAGGTGAAGGCGTTGAAGCCGTGGGTGCAGGTGAGTAGCGCCCCGCTGGGACGGTATCGTGCGTTGGGAAACAACGGGGTAGGGTGGACTGCATTGGAGACGGTATCGCAGGATGCCGGTAAGTGGATGATGATGGGAAAGCATGATGCGATCTATCCGATGATGTATTATAAGGAAGGACTCTTTTACCCTTTTGTGGACGATTGGTTGAAGCATGGCAACGGCCGGATCGTGGTGCCGGGACTGGGAGCGTATCAGATGATAGAGCTGGGATGGTCACACCGTGATATACTGAACCAGGTGGATTATACCCGCCGGAGGGATACACATGGACAGGCCTATTTCCGTGCCGATAACGTGCTCTCCAATACGAAAGGAATCTTGCGGGAGTTGCAGGAGTATTACAAATACCCGGCGAAATTGCCGCCCATGACCTGGCTGAGCGATTCCATTCCCGACACTCCTTATGACCTGCGGGCGGAGAGAAATGAGGACGGGGTATTTGAACTTTCATGGGAAGGAAACGGGGAAGAGAGAGTAACTTATAACGTCTATCGGAGTGAAAGCGATACACTGAGTCTTGATAATGCGGAAAAACTGATGGCGGTGGGACTGCGGGAGCCACGGTTCCACTACGGGGCGGAAGACAATGATAAGGCTTATTACTACTATATTACCACATCGGATGCGTACTATAATGAGAGCGGGCCATGCATTCCGGCTTTCTTCTACCACTCGGAAACGGTGAAGTGA
- a CDS encoding Fur family transcriptional regulator: MDGAQKLKQQVRSEFMEYLTLHKHRKTPERFAILDHIYSTRGHFDMDSLYNSMIEVNFRVSRATLYNTIQLLLDCGLVVKHQFGANISKYERAYGNENHDHLICTTCGEVREMTGDLLTPVQLKKIRKFKVSYYSTYIYGTCSKCIHAKRMELRKLARKTDTKQNKSNGKQDKK, from the coding sequence ATGGATGGCGCTCAAAAATTGAAGCAACAGGTAAGAAGTGAGTTTATGGAGTATCTGACACTCCATAAGCACAGAAAAACACCCGAACGGTTTGCGATTCTCGATCATATCTATTCTACCCGGGGACATTTTGATATGGATTCTCTGTATAACTCTATGATTGAAGTGAACTTCCGGGTGAGTCGTGCTACGCTTTATAATACCATTCAACTGTTACTGGATTGTGGGCTGGTAGTGAAACACCAGTTCGGGGCGAATATATCGAAATACGAACGTGCTTATGGTAACGAAAACCATGACCATCTTATCTGTACAACTTGTGGAGAGGTCCGTGAGATGACCGGTGATTTGCTGACGCCTGTCCAGCTCAAAAAGATCAGGAAGTTCAAAGTGAGTTACTATAGCACTTATATCTACGGCACATGCAGCAAGTGCATCCATGCCAAACGGATGGAACTGAGGAAACTGGCACGTAAGACTGATACAAAACAGAATAAAAGCAACGGTAAACAAGATAAAAAATGA
- a CDS encoding adenylosuccinate synthase: MKVDVLLGLQWGDEGKGKVVDVLTPQYEVVARFQGGPNAGHTLEFEGEKYILKSIPSGIFQDGKINIIGNGVVIDPALFKQEVEGLESSGHTLTDRLFISKKAHLILPTHRLLDAASEKAMGDAKIGTTGRGIGPAYTDKVGRHGLRVGDLFHNFEEKYRNAVLRHKELLDHYQLEYDLPALEKPWFEGIEKMKEFTIIDSEHFINKHLAEGGSVLAEGAQGSMLDIDFGSYPFVTSSNTICAGACSGMGVAPGRIGEVYGIFKAYCTRVGSGPFPTELSDEDGQRLRDNGNEYGSVTGRPRRCGWIDLVALRYTIMLNGVTKLVMMKSDVLDSFETIKACVAYRVNGEETEDLPYDISDGIEPVYVELPGWQADMTKMQSEDEFPEEFNNYLTFLETELGVPIAIVSLGPDRAQTIIR, translated from the coding sequence ATGAAAGTTGATGTACTCTTAGGGCTCCAATGGGGCGACGAAGGTAAAGGAAAAGTAGTTGATGTACTTACACCTCAGTATGAGGTGGTGGCGCGGTTTCAGGGTGGACCCAATGCAGGACACACGCTGGAATTCGAAGGGGAGAAATATATCCTGAAATCGATCCCGTCAGGAATTTTTCAGGATGGAAAAATAAATATCATAGGAAACGGAGTGGTGATTGATCCGGCACTCTTTAAGCAGGAAGTGGAAGGGTTGGAATCTTCAGGACACACACTCACCGACAGACTTTTCATCTCTAAAAAGGCGCACCTGATCCTGCCGACGCACCGCCTGCTGGATGCAGCTTCGGAAAAGGCGATGGGCGATGCAAAAATCGGTACGACGGGACGGGGTATAGGCCCTGCTTATACCGATAAGGTCGGACGCCACGGATTGAGGGTCGGAGACCTGTTTCACAACTTTGAGGAGAAATACCGCAACGCGGTGCTGCGACACAAGGAACTGCTCGACCATTACCAGTTGGAATATGACCTGCCTGCCCTTGAAAAGCCGTGGTTCGAGGGAATTGAGAAGATGAAGGAGTTCACGATTATTGACAGCGAACATTTTATTAATAAACATCTGGCGGAAGGGGGTTCGGTGCTGGCCGAGGGTGCACAAGGATCGATGCTGGATATAGACTTCGGCTCATATCCTTTCGTAACTTCATCCAATACTATTTGTGCCGGTGCCTGCAGCGGAATGGGAGTAGCTCCCGGACGGATCGGCGAGGTGTACGGTATCTTCAAGGCTTATTGCACACGGGTAGGCAGCGGCCCTTTCCCTACGGAACTGTCAGATGAGGACGGGCAACGGTTGCGCGATAACGGTAACGAATATGGTTCTGTAACAGGACGGCCGCGCCGTTGTGGATGGATCGACCTGGTAGCGCTGCGGTATACTATTATGCTGAATGGGGTTACGAAATTGGTAATGATGAAGAGTGACGTGCTGGACAGCTTTGAGACAATCAAAGCCTGTGTAGCCTATAGGGTGAACGGTGAAGAGACCGAAGACCTGCCTTATGACATCTCGGATGGAATTGAACCCGTTTATGTGGAACTTCCCGGGTGGCAGGCCGATATGACAAAGATGCAGTCGGAAGATGAATTCCCTGAAGAGTTCAACAATTACCTGACCTTTTTGGAAACGGAATTGGGAGTGCCCATCGCAATCGTATCACTGGGTCCCGACCGCGCACAGACAATTATAAGATGA